The DNA window TCATCGCATCGAGCAGTTCGTTGTGCGCCTTGCGCACTTCATCAATTTTCCAGTTCGCGCGGTTGTCGAGCATCATCAGACGCTTTTCATCCCAGCCCCACGCGTTGACCAGCTGGCTGACGACTTCGCGACGCCAGCCGACGCAGGCGCGTTCGCGGCTGAGTTTTTCACACACTTTCAGATAGAAGCAGCGGCGCACCAGGTCGAGACGGGTTTCATCTTCGATGGCCTGCAGGTAGGTGGTGACGCGCTCCAGCATCATGCAGTACGGGTCGAGGCCGAAGGAGACGATCTCGCCATCGTGCAGGCGCTGTTTGATATCTTTCGCCAGCAGGCGGTTATTGGGGTATTCCCAGGAATAGGCTTCCAGCAGCAGCGTTTTCAGCACCGCTTTATAGGGGGAGTCGATACTCTTATACAGCTGCCACAGGCTGGCGCCGAAGTACTCTTCAGCCGACAGCGAACTGAGGCCGCCGAGATCGAGCCACTCGTTTGGCGTCAGCACGCCCTGGGCATACAGCCCCATGACGTAATCGTCGTAATGCTCTTCTTCATCGCACGGCACCATATTCCACAGAATACGCTTGCCGGCGAGACGGACCGCGGTGCGGTAGAACTCATCGAGCAGTAAAATATGCTGGGTCGAACCGCAGTCTTCGCCGCCGAGGCTGCCGCTTTCGTTATGGCGGAAACGGTTTTCGTCGATCAGGAAGAAGCTGACTTCCACACCGAGCGAGGCCGCCCAGCTCTCAAGCAGGCTGCATTTTCGCTGCAGCAGCTGGCGCTCTTCGCTATCCAGCCAGGCCTGGTGACATACCCAGATGTCCAGATCGGAAGAACAGCTCTGGCCGACGGAGGAGGTACTGCCCATCGAGTAGACGCCGGTGATCGGCAGCTCGCCTTTCGGCGGCTCCTGGGTCTGCATGCCGCGATGCAGTTCCAGTTCTTCAAGATAGTGGCGTTGGGTTTCATCAGGCGTGTAGAGGCAAATGCCACGGGGAACGTTACCGTCAAGGTAACCCGGCATCAGCGGGTGATGATAATGTAATAACGTTGGCAGTAGACTGTAAACCTGCTGGAAAGCGGGTCCCATGGCAGCAAGCGCGCGATCCACGCGCAGTTGGTTGATGGCATCCAGTCTCTGTTTCAGTGTCTCAATATAGAGGTACAAGACATATCGCCTGATGTTCAAAAACCCGAGGTACAATAGTACGGAGGATTTCAGTATTTCAACAAAAACCGTCACCATTCGTCGTCGGTGTGGTTGTGAAGAGCAGCGGACAGACAAATGGTTTAAAACGTGATCAATTTAACACCTTGCTCATTGACCGTAAAGAAAGATGCGCTACATACAAGTGTAGCACCGTTTATTACCTGTAAATTCCTCACTACGCCTCCGGCAACCGCCACGCGCATGAAAGGTTAAAAAAGAGTGGGCCGGAGCTATCTCCCACATAAACCGTGAAAACTAACATCCGTAAGACAACAATGTTAGGATGGTTAGTGGTCGACAATGACGGTAACAAGCATGTTAGACAAAGTTTTGAAAATTGCCACACGGCAAAGCCCGCTTGCGCTATGGCAGGCGCAATATGTTAAAGCGCGCCTGGAACAAGCGCATCCCGGACTGAAGGTCGAGCTGGTGCCGATGGTCACTCGCGGGGATGTCATCCTTGATACTCCCCTGGCAAAGGTGGGTGGCAAGGGCTTATTTGTGAAAGAGTTAGAGCTTGCCATGCTCGAAGGGCGCGCCGATATCGCCGTTCATTCGATGAAAGATGTGCCGGTGGAATTCCCGGAGGGGCTGGGGCTGGTGACAATCTGCGAGCGCGACGATCCGCGCGACGCGTTTGTCTCCAATCGCTATGCCTCGATTGATGAACTCCCGGCCGGCAGCGTCGTTGGCACGTCAAGTTTACGCCGTCAGTGCCAGCTGGCCGCCACCCGTCCGGATCTGGTGATCCGCTCTCTGCGCGGTAATGTCGGTACCCGACTGAGTAAGCTGGATAACGGCGAGTATGACGCCATCATCCTCGCCGCCGCCGGCCTGAAGCGCCTGCAGCTCGAGGCGCGAATTCGCCAGCCGCTGTCGCCTGAGCAATCTCTGCCGGCGGTCGGCCAGGGCGCGGTGGGCATCGAATGCCGTCTCGACGATGCATGGACCCAGGGGCTGTTAGCGCCTCTCAACCATACGGAAACGGCAGTGCGCGTGCGCGCCGAGCGGGCGATGAACACGCGTCTCGAAGGCGGCTGTCAGGTGCCGATTGGTAGCTATGCGGAACTGAAAGACGGTGAACTGTGGCTGCGGGCGCTGGTTGGCGCCCCGGATGGTTCGCAGATGGTACGCGGCGAACGGCGCGGGCCAGCAGAGCAGGCCGAAGCGCTTGGCATCTCGCTGGCGGAAGAGCTCCTGGATAACGGCGCCCGCGATATTCTCGCGGCAGTTTATGATGGAGAAGCCCCACGATGAGCATCCTGGTCACTCGTCCACTACCGCAAGGAGAAGCGCTGGTCAGCCGTCTGCGGGCCATGGGACGCGTGGCCTGGAGCTTTCCGCTGATAGAATTTACGCCCGGTCGGGAGCTTCCCGCGCTGGGCGACGCGCTTGCCCGCCTGGGGCCTGACGATCTGCTGTTCGCGCTGTCCCAGCATGCGGT is part of the Klebsiella quasipneumoniae subsp. quasipneumoniae genome and encodes:
- the hemC gene encoding hydroxymethylbilane synthase: MLDKVLKIATRQSPLALWQAQYVKARLEQAHPGLKVELVPMVTRGDVILDTPLAKVGGKGLFVKELELAMLEGRADIAVHSMKDVPVEFPEGLGLVTICERDDPRDAFVSNRYASIDELPAGSVVGTSSLRRQCQLAATRPDLVIRSLRGNVGTRLSKLDNGEYDAIILAAAGLKRLQLEARIRQPLSPEQSLPAVGQGAVGIECRLDDAWTQGLLAPLNHTETAVRVRAERAMNTRLEGGCQVPIGSYAELKDGELWLRALVGAPDGSQMVRGERRGPAEQAEALGISLAEELLDNGARDILAAVYDGEAPR